Sequence from the Taeniopygia guttata chromosome 18, bTaeGut7.mat, whole genome shotgun sequence genome:
TGCTCGCTCATAGCCATCTTGGAGGAGAACATCACTGTCAGACACTCCAGAGGAAGAatcctcatcttcatcatcctccTGGATGAAAAGACCAGACCACTGTTGAGATATCTGCTACTCACAGTATAGGCTGTGCCACCCCCAGTGTCATGGTCACTTTCAGACACTCAAAGGAAAGTCCCAAAGGAAAGTAAACAGGAGGGGAGGACATGAAAGAAAAGGCAATACCAAGGAACCCAGAGGATGCTGTGGAGGGCAGAAGAGGACATCAGCAGAGCAGGGTGAAGTAAATTACaagctctgctgtcccagccccaggtcacacacacacatacagcaACACTGCCCAATTCATGTAGCAATAAGTGGCACAAGGAAGCTGGGAACTTCAGGAAGATCTGCAGTGTTGCagaactgtgagaaaaaaaaaataaatccaagcaTATCTAGCTAACACAAGCAGGTCTAGCTCCTAACTACATCCCACTAACACCAAGCCAGGGGTCTAAATCAGTGCAAACAATTATGCCTCACTCTGATCCAGTAAAGCCACAAGTAAGTTTTACAGCAAGGACATAATTCAGAACTGTCCACAACCTGGGATACTGCCCAAGTAACAGCAAGGAcatcccagcctgtcccagttAAATGACCTGAGATCAGCAAGGATTTATAGTCCTCAGCACACTCCAAATAGCACCAATATATTGGCTGCCACCTCTCCACATTCACTGAGCAGAGCTTCTGGGCAAGGAGAGCACGATCAGTAAGAAATGTGAACAGCACAAGAGATTTTTCAAAGCAGGAGCAGAAAATCCTGTCTTTAATGAGCAACCCCACAGGGAACTAACAGCTATATTTTATATGGCAAAGTTAAGTACAGTAGAAATTTATTTCCTTAGAGTTAGTAACGAGACAGGGCAAAGATGCAGGGGAATGCCAGGAAAATCCTATGTGataaaacaggaggaaaagaggaattaAACCCCACACAAACCTTGCGTTTTTCCATTCTCTTCCATCTCAGCTGGGCATTTGCAGCAGCCATGGCTTCCACCACAAAGGTCGTAGTCATATAACTACAGAGAGAAGAATTTGATTGATATTATCAATAATAGTCAAGAGAGATGAagaataatttcaaaacaatcctttctccagctccccacACACTGTTTTGACAGTGTTTCATCTCAGTTTATTGCTCTCTTCTGCTCTCGAGGTTCAGGTGTTCAAGCAGACCACAATATGCAGAAAAATATAACACATCTTCAGATATAATAAGACACTTTAGATATTTGGAAGACACATTCCTGGTGTTCCTGTGGGTTGAAGACAGCAAGAAAATTTTGATCTTTGCTAGAAAGCAagtttccttcctctttttagAACCTAGGACAAACCCAGCTCTACTCTGAAGCTCATGGCAAAGGTACTCTGGTCCCTTATAGAATCTTACACATGGCATCAGATGCAAAGCAgcaagacaagaagaaaaagcacatCACACATGCAGGCCAGTGGAAAAGCTGTCCAGGGAGACAGGGAGAGCCACTGATGGAATGAATACCATTATCTCACCTAAAACCAGTCCTGTAATAttaatcaatattttttaaaatcccccTCAAATCAATCTTATTTAAGGCTTTAAAGTGTTTTCTCACTGCTTCAGGAACTGAACTTGCCTATCAGGTTCGAATAAGAGATCAGTTTTGCAAGAATAAAAGGAAGTGCTGAGGCCTGTGTAGCAATTTCCACGCAGGCTTTTCCTGCACCAAAGGCGCCCAGTGGGCATGAGGAAGTCACAAGAACcagaagaaaagcaacagaGCTCTTGGAGCTTAATTCAGTGCGGTTCTGGTACACAGATTTGGAGGTTTGTGCTCTCCTGCTGACCTTGAAGGATTGTCTGCTGGTGCTGAATTCCATATGTTGAATTTATGCTTTTAAACTAAAGTAGCTAAAAGGAATTGCTCCTAAAAGTCACAGTTACTGGTAACCCCCCAGATATCATTTTACCAAGCCTTTGCAGCACCCAGCTCTGATGTGGGGCAGTCATAAGCATTTGACCATACAGTCTCCctgaacagcagcacagaacagaTCCCAAAAGCTCTACCTCCAAGCCAAAGGCATATTCAGGCTGGCAGGACTGGTTACTGAAAAGGCTGGCACTTCAAAAGTGCATTTGTACAAATGACAGGAgggaattttgttttgttttattttaaaaacaaacaagaagcGAGCAGGGATTCCCAGCCCACCAGAAGATGGCAATTGTAGCAGTAACTCCTTAGAAATCAGTGCTGTATCCACAGCCTTCAgctccacctgctgctccagcagggaggCACCTAGGCAGGGGCTCACAGTGAACCAGCGTGACAAGCGGGAGACCATCTCCAGAGTCTTGAGCAGCAAACGTCTGGAGGGGCTAAGACAGGCCTGGCTATACAGGAATTTGTGCTCCTGACACTCAGCTGTGAGAGCATTGCCAGAAGCCAAGGGAAAGCTCACACATCTGCAAGTCACAAAGCAAAGACTTGACCCTCTCCAACCTGACTGGTGTTTGGGGAACTGATCTGTGACAGAGGCAAGCATGGAATGGATCCACAGTGAGGACAATGTCAAAAAGGTAACAGGGATAAAGGTCCCAGAAGACTCTGGACTGGAGGAAAAATCCTTTCCATGTCAGGAAATGGGATGTACCAGAGAGTCAGGAAGTGCATGCCCCCAAATCAGGTCCACAGGCAACACCATCACAGAAACCAACACTcaaggagcagagggacagagcacacaggaaaacagcaaaagtCTTTACACTGTGCTCACCCAGCTGAACTGCCCAGTCCCctaaagacacacacacacacacatcctaCCTCATGAACCCCAGGAACATCAGGAGGATGAGGCTGACGAGCCACCCTGCTGTGGCAAAGGCCTTGGGCATGGTCAGGGCTCCCGTTCCGACAATGAGGTTGAACATGTACACCAGGCCAACCTGCAATCAGCCACATCATCCAGCATCAGAGTGGGATCAGGAATCACCCAAAACACCTCACATATTAAAATGGAGAGGGCAATCCCTGAGCCACCAGGGTGGGAACAAGTCCATGTGAGAAATAATTGGAGGAAGGGACTGAAatccaaacagaaaaatgtgaGTGTCAGCACATTTCTGGAGAAACAGATATTCCTCTCAATTTtcctaattattttaaatatttttttctgtcttgcttGTAAAGTTATAAAGTGCatgagatttttgtttgttttcaaatcacTGCCTTCTACCAGAAGGTCTGCGCTCTGGGTTGGggtctctcctttttttctgacCTGAACACAAGTAGTTATGGCTATGTACCTTCCAGGACCTTTTATTCTCAGTCAAGCAGGAAATACCCAAACAGAATTCTAATTCAAAGCCTGCTTGCCATTTTACCAGTAAGAAGCTGAGCATATTGTGAAGAAGGGATTCTACTTCCTGAAGGGAAAGGATTTTATCTTCTCTGGCAATGAGCTTTTTCGGTGTCCAGAGACAAAAGAGAACTCCGAACATGGACAGGACCCCTCCCAGGCCAAGAATTTAGCTCAATTAAAGATCAAAAACTGTCAAAGTTGTTGTGCCttactgttttttgttttttttttttaatataggtCAGAGTCTCTCCAGAGGAAAGCCAGTAAAGAGCTGCATATGAGCAGGCTTTTCTGGGTGTGGAGCAATTAGCATCAGGAGAATGATTCCCCAGTGACCCTGAGAGGACTTCACTGGCATAAATACAGCAAATTCATCTTTAGCTGAACATCCCAGAACGATGATTTTCCTTTGGTCAGGCAGAAATGAGCATGGTGCCTGTAATGTTCAGCTGAGTTAGACACCTTCAGGGAAAGAGAAGAGCCTCAGCCTTTGAGATTACTCCAGGAAATTCATGCAGCACCAGCACAACAACCTAAGGTGACACTAATCCTTGAGGGTCCAGACACCCCAGTTATTGTCTTACTTCTCCATTTTCTCAGTTGTGACCTATTTCTGCAGCCTAATATCCACTTCTCCTACATTTAATCATTAACATAGAGatgaaaattttaaagcatttaaaatccAACACACAGATTTCAGGGCTGGTTCTAAATTTATTGAGTTCacttcaaacaaacaaaaaaaaaaacaaaaccaaaaactgttTACAAagtgctgtttttaaaagctgacaTTTTGTGAAGACTTGTGGCTATGAAAACCGGTATTTCCAGTAGTATAGGAAAGCAGTAATTGGCTCTGCAGTTGCACAGGACACCACATTACAGGGAAGAAACCTCTAAATTACTCACTTCCACTGAAGTGGTATAAAACAAATTACTGCAACAGCTGTAGCTAAGTAAACTttgagaaatttggggaaaaatgtttACATAAAGCAACAAAAGGGAATAAAGTGGGATAGTTTCAATGTCCCAGTCCACCCTGCCTATGCCAATGACAAGTTGGGTTGatgaaaacattaacaaaatataaattagTGGGCAAAAGGATGAGCTGGTATGGGACTTGAAGCTCTTTTTAGCACTTTTAGATATACTTCAAGCATACATCATCCTTTTACCTTATAAAAAGTCATCTGTGATGTAAAAAAAACGCATATAACTATAAACACTAAGCATCTTTCAGCACCCTTTGACCTCCACCATCTCCTGAAATGCTGAGGTTATGTCCATGAGGAAGTAGGATTTGCAAACGCAATGCTGAGGAAAaaggattttgaaaaaaaaaactcgTGACCAAACCCACAAGCAGTGGAACTTACATAGGGAGAGTAAAGCTCTCCGGTGTCAGTGATGCCACCTGCCATCCTGGAGATGGAGGGGAGCCCCAGAGCAAAGCCAGAAGGGTATTTTTGGGAGGGTGTTTTCAACTTCTGTCGCCTTTAACCTAGGGAAACATCATAACACTGTGTTATCTTTGCTGGAAAAAGGCACCAGGGACCCCTGAGGGCACCAGAGCCCCCTGAGGGCACCATGGACCCCTGAGGGCACCAGAGCCCCCTGAGGGCACCATGGACCCCTGAGGGCACCAGGGACCCCTGAGGGCACCAGGGACCCCTGAGGGCACCATGGACCCCTGAGGGCACCAGAGCCCCCTGAGGGCACCAGAGCCCCCTGAGGGCACCAGGGACCTCTGAGGGCACCAGGGACCCCCGAGGGCACCAGGGACCCCTGAGGGCACCAGAGCCCCCTGAAGGGCACCAGAGCCCCCTGAAGGCACCAGAGCCCCCTGATGGCACCAGGGACCCCTGAGAGCACCAGAGCCCCCTGAGGGCACCATGGACCCCTGAGGGCACCAGGGACCCCTGAGGGCACCAGGGACCCTCGGCCTTACCCCCCGGGCCTGTACCACAGACGGAACGCTGCGTGCACCCCCCGCCCCACAGAGCCCCGACAACCCCGGCAGAGCCCCCCTCACGCCACGGCCTTCCCCCCCAGGCGCGGGTCCCGCCGCTCCGCTGCACACACCCACACCAGGACCCTCTCTCGGGCTCTCCCCGGCTGTCGAGCCGCTGCCAGCCCTCCTCGCACGCTGTCCGCAGAGCGGGCCGCCCCCGAGGCCGCTCTGAGGGCCGCCCCCGgtccccccggtgcccccgggcCTCACCAGCGCCCGCGGCTcgcgccgccggccccgcccccggccgcgCGGGGGCACTCACGGCGCACGCGCGGCCTTCCGCGCGCGTGACCGGGCGGAGATGCCGGCCCGCGATTGGGTGAGCGTGAGGGGCGGGGCAGAGGCGGGGATGGGGCGTGGCCTACAAGGGGCGTGAACACGAGTGGGCGCGGCCCAGAGGGGGCGTGGCACGGGGAGCGGGGTGGGGCAGAGAGGGGCGTGTCCAGGGAAGGCGGGGACAGAGTGAAGGCACCGACTGTGATTGGGCCACGGGAGGGGCGGGGCGTGGGCGTGGCGCGGAGGGGGCGTGGTCACGCGGGCGGAGCGATGACGCCACACTCCGTGGCGGGAGGGCCCCGCGGTGCGCGCGCATGCGCAGAAGGGCAGGGCGGGCACGCGTGAgctcccggtgccggtcccgctCGGTCCCGCTCGGTCCCGGATCCCTCCGCAGCCCCGGGGCTCTCCTCGGGATGTCGGAACGGGGATTCGGGCGTGTCCATGCGGGCATATTGGTGCGGCCTGGGAGATCCGGGCTGTGAGAGCCGCCTCTCGGCCCCGAAAGCCGCAGGCCCCGTTGCCCCGCCGGAGGCACGGAGTGCGGCGTTGGGTCTGTCCCGTAGTGCAGCGGCCATGAAGATTAACCAGGACGTGGTGCTGCGGGGAAAGAAGGTGACGCTGGTGCCCTACACCCCTGCACACGTGCCCCGGTAGGTGCCCCGTGCCCTGCAGGGTCTGATCCCAGTTCTCCCTTTGGGACAGCGCTGGGCAGGAAAGGTGactgccagctgcagggcccgCTTCCCCTCCGTGAGGTGCCTCAGAGCCCGGCAGCACTGCCCCTGTCTCTGTGCCACGGGGAAATGCCTGGCTCTGAGGGACACAGCAGTTCTGCTGGTCACTGAGGCCTTTCCCTGGGGCGCAGGAAGAGCAAAGCTTCAGCGTGTAAAGCCAGGTGGATGTTGGATAAATCAGGCGTGCCAACAGTTTGTAAAGTAAATCAGGGCGAAGATAGCGGCGTTGGTGTTTTGTCAGTGTCCAGGAAGTGCTGTTGGCAGTGTTGCTTGGGATGAAATGCACCAGAAGTCAAAAAATTCCTGGATCAGGAatgctgtggccagcaggagcagggagggcattctgtactcggcactggtgagggcacacctcgagtgctgtgtcagctctggcccctcagtttgggaaggacatggagacACTTgagtgcatccagaggaggcaccgaggccggagaggggctgggaacacaaaccctgtgaggaaccccTGAGGGAGCcgggggtgttcagcctggacaaaaggagactcaggggtgaccttgtcacgctccacagctcctgaaaggtggctgtgctcaggtggggttgtTCTCTcaccaggcagcactgacagaaccaaaggacacagcctcaagctgtgtcaagggaaatttaggttgATATTAGGAAGAAGCTTTTTACAAgaagggtgataaagttctggagtggtctgcccagggaggtggtggagtcaccatccctgggtgtgtttaacgAAGGCTGGATGtggatgatcttgaaggttggactcgatgatcttgaaggtctcttccaaccttgttATTCTGTGAACATTAGATGTGCATTGGGCACTCCAGACAAAGCCACAGGACAGGCAAACTTCCTAAATTTCCAGAGAGCCTTGTATTCTGTAAGGGACAGAGTCTTGTGGATACATTTTAAGCTGCCACAAAAGCCAGGATGGTGTTTCCAGGGCTGACCCCTGGAGCACGGGGAGGGgccctcctgagctgctgcactgGGTCAGTGATGTGGGGCCGGGTCTGTTGCCAGGTACCACGAGTGGATGCAGTCGGAGGAGCTGCAGCGCCTCACAGCCTCGGAGCccctcagcctggagcaggagtACGAAATGCAGCGCAGCTGGCGGGATGATGCTGACAGTGAGCACCCAGAATGCTGTCTGAGGGTGGGGGGGAGTGGTGAGCAGGTCCTTTCCCTTCTAGGAAGGACCCACAGTGAACTGGGAGTGCCCCATGAGCGAGTTCCTCTAAACCAGAGGGGATGTGACACTTTCTACAACAGCAGCTTGAACTGGTTTTCTCATTACAGCTGGTATATATTCAGGGAAGTGGACAATATCCACTTCCTCGAGCCAGTTGTGTCTTTTTTAT
This genomic interval carries:
- the NAT9 gene encoding alpha/beta-tubulin-N-acetyltransferase 9 isoform X2 produces the protein MRAYWCGLGDPGCESRLSAPKAAGPVAPPEARSAALGLSRSAAAMKINQDVVLRGKKVTLVPYTPAHVPRYHEWMQSEELQRLTASEPLSLEQEYEMQRSWRDDADKCTFIVLDSERWPGQAEENSMVGDVNLFLTNSEDPTVGEIEIMIAEPSCRGRGFGKEATLLMMAYGCCEQHFPGGDVEAGCR